The DNA window GCCCCGAAGGGGCGACCTATTAATAACCATGGGTGAAACCCTTGGGAATAATAAAAAAAGAGCCTCGTAGAGGCGACCTGTTAATAAAAAAGAAAATCTAAATAGAAAAAATGAAGAAAAAATTAATACTGGAGTCCGGTGAAGTGTTTCATGGAGAAGGTTTCGGAGCAGAATTGGAAACTGCAGGTGAAGTAGTTTTCAATACCGGAATGACAGGGTATCAGGAATTGATTTCTGACCCATCATATTGTGGCCAGATAGTTTGTATGACCTATCCGCTTATCGGGAATTATGGTATTAACCGTGATGATTATGAAAGTATTGAGCCGGCAATTAAAGGGCTTATCGTAAAAGAACTTTGCGATCTTCCTTCCAACTTCCGTACTCAGATTACTTTAGATGAATTATTTAAAAAGAAAAACCTTTCAGGAATTTCAGGAATCGATACGAGAAGACTGACAAGAATTCTTCGTAACTCCGGAGTTGTAAAGGGAAAAATCGTAAACGCTGATGCTGATGAGAATGCTGTAGCTTCAGAATTGAAGTCAACCAATTTCCCAACTAACCAGGTTGAAGAGGTGTCTACAAAAACACCTTACGCGAACCCAAACAGAGGCTTTAAAGTAGTTTTGGTAGATTTTGGAGCAAAATTGGGAATCATCAGAGAGTTGTCACAGAGAAATTGTGATATCA is part of the Chryseobacterium lactis genome and encodes:
- a CDS encoding carbamoyl phosphate synthase small subunit is translated as MKKKLILESGEVFHGEGFGAELETAGEVVFNTGMTGYQELISDPSYCGQIVCMTYPLIGNYGINRDDYESIEPAIKGLIVKELCDLPSNFRTQITLDELFKKKNLSGISGIDTRRLTRILRNSGVVKGKIVNADADENAVASELKSTNFPTNQVEEVSTKTPYANPNRGFKVVLVDFGAKLGIIRELSQRNCDIIVVSHDTTAEEILLMNPDGIMLSNGPGDPEDVPHALDMIRGLLGKVPIFGICLGHQLIGLACGAKTFKLKFGHRGGNHPVLDLEKNTVAITSQNHGYAVDQESLKGTDLIETHIALNDRTNEGLKHKIHPCFSVQYHPEASPGPEDANYLFDEFIQLMEDFKNK